A portion of the Citrobacter rodentium NBRC 105723 = DSM 16636 genome contains these proteins:
- the chaA gene encoding sodium-potassium/proton antiporter ChaA, whose translation MTHAQEAVKTRHKESSLIFPALALVVLFLWGSSQSLPAVIGINILALIGILSSAFSVVRHADVLAHRLGEPYGSLILSLSVVILEVSLISALMATGDAAPTLMRDTLYSIIMIVTGGLVGFSLLLGGRKFATQYMNLYGIKQYLIALFPLAIIVLVFPMALPGANFSTGQALLVALISAAMYGVFLLIQTKTHQSLFVYEHEDDSDDDDPHHGKPSAHGNVWHAAWLIIHLIAVIAVTKMNANPLETLLTELNAPVAFTGFLVALLILSPEGLGALKAVLNNQVQRAMNLFFGSVLATISLTVPVVTLIAWATGNELVFGLDAPEMVVMVASLMLCQLSFSTGRTNVLNGAAHLALFAAYLMTIFA comes from the coding sequence ATGACACATGCACAAGAGGCGGTGAAAACCCGCCACAAGGAGTCGTCGCTTATTTTCCCGGCGCTGGCGCTGGTAGTGCTGTTCCTCTGGGGAAGCAGCCAGTCGCTACCAGCGGTTATCGGGATTAATATTCTTGCCCTGATTGGCATTTTAAGCAGCGCGTTTAGCGTGGTTCGCCATGCCGATGTGTTAGCGCACCGCCTCGGCGAACCCTATGGCTCGCTGATTCTGAGTCTGTCGGTGGTCATTCTTGAGGTCAGCCTGATTTCCGCCTTAATGGCGACAGGCGACGCCGCGCCGACGCTGATGCGCGATACGCTCTATTCCATCATCATGATTGTCACCGGCGGCCTGGTCGGTTTCTCACTGTTACTGGGCGGGCGTAAATTCGCCACCCAGTATATGAATCTGTACGGGATTAAACAGTATCTGATTGCCCTGTTCCCGCTGGCGATTATTGTGCTGGTCTTTCCGATGGCGCTGCCGGGCGCCAATTTCAGCACCGGACAGGCATTGCTGGTCGCGCTTATCTCCGCCGCCATGTACGGCGTGTTCCTGCTGATCCAGACCAAAACGCACCAGAGCCTGTTTGTCTATGAGCATGAAGATGACAGCGACGACGACGATCCGCACCACGGCAAGCCGTCGGCGCATGGCAACGTCTGGCATGCGGCGTGGCTGATTATCCATCTGATTGCGGTGATTGCGGTCACCAAAATGAACGCCAATCCGCTGGAGACGCTGCTGACGGAGCTGAATGCCCCGGTGGCCTTTACCGGCTTCCTTGTGGCTCTGCTGATCCTCTCCCCGGAAGGGCTTGGCGCGCTGAAAGCGGTGCTGAACAATCAGGTGCAGCGGGCAATGAATCTGTTCTTCGGTTCGGTGCTGGCGACCATTTCCCTGACGGTGCCCGTGGTGACGCTGATTGCATGGGCGACGGGAAATGAGCTGGTGTTTGGTTTAGACGCCCCGGAAATGGTGGTGATGGTGGCCTCGTTAATGCTGTGCCAGCTCTCCTTCTCTACCGGGCGCACCAACGTGCTGAACGGCGCGGCGCATCTGGCGCTGTTTGCCGCCTATCTGATGACGATTTTCGCCTGA
- the chaB gene encoding putative cation transport regulator ChaB, whose product MPYKATKDLPDNVRNVLPAHAQEIYKEAFNSAWDQYKDKEDRRDDASREETAHKVAWAAVKNDYQKGDDDKWHKKS is encoded by the coding sequence ATGCCTTATAAAGCCACCAAAGATCTGCCGGATAATGTCCGCAATGTTTTACCTGCCCATGCCCAGGAGATTTATAAGGAGGCATTTAACAGCGCCTGGGATCAGTACAAGGACAAAGAGGATCGCCGCGATGACGCCAGCCGCGAAGAGACCGCGCATAAGGTGGCGTGGGCGGCGGTGAAAAATGATTATCAGAAGGGCGATGACGATAAGTGGCATAAAAAATCATAA
- a CDS encoding gamma-glutamylcyclotransferase codes for MLTRDFLMNADCKTAFGAIEESLLWSAEQRAASLAATLACRPDDGPVWIFGYGSLMWNPALEFEESCTGTLPGWHRAFCLKLTAGRGTACQPGRMLALKEGGRTTGVAYRLPDASLEQELTLLWKREMITGCYLPTWCQLALDDGRTVSALVFIMDPRHPLYESDTRAQVVAPLIAAASGPLGTNAQYLFSLEQELQKLGMQDECLNELVANVRGLLGETPPEGVLRPGFA; via the coding sequence GTGTTAACGCGTGATTTCTTGATGAATGCCGATTGCAAAACGGCATTTGGCGCTATTGAAGAATCACTTTTATGGTCAGCAGAGCAACGTGCGGCGTCCCTTGCGGCGACGCTGGCCTGCCGACCGGACGACGGACCGGTGTGGATCTTCGGCTACGGATCGTTGATGTGGAACCCGGCGTTAGAGTTTGAGGAGTCGTGTACCGGCACGCTGCCCGGCTGGCATCGGGCGTTCTGCCTGAAGCTCACCGCCGGACGCGGCACCGCCTGTCAGCCCGGGCGGATGCTTGCACTGAAAGAGGGCGGGCGCACCACCGGGGTGGCGTATCGTCTGCCGGATGCCTCGCTTGAGCAGGAGCTGACGCTGCTGTGGAAACGCGAAATGATCACCGGCTGCTATCTGCCCACCTGGTGCCAGCTGGCGCTGGACGATGGCCGTACGGTCAGCGCGCTGGTATTTATTATGGACCCGCGTCATCCGCTGTATGAGTCCGATACCCGCGCGCAGGTTGTCGCGCCGCTGATCGCCGCCGCCAGCGGGCCGCTCGGCACCAACGCCCAGTATCTGTTCTCGCTTGAACAGGAGCTGCAAAAGCTGGGGATGCAGGATGAATGCCTGAACGAGCTGGTGGCTAATGTGCGGGGATTGTTAGGCGAAACGCCGCCTGAAGGCGTGCTGCGGCCTGGCTTTGCGTAG
- a CDS encoding DUF1883 domain-containing protein, translating to MARVKASLKLFGGDTVVVRCSERCHIHLMSENKRLKETQTDILSVQDRDNAWLTVPYTGVWNVLIDSHSQSLEHSISYIAA from the coding sequence ATGGCACGAGTAAAAGCAAGTTTGAAGTTATTTGGCGGAGACACTGTGGTAGTACGCTGCTCTGAGCGTTGCCACATCCATCTGATGAGTGAAAATAAACGCCTGAAAGAGACGCAGACCGATATTCTGAGCGTGCAGGATCGTGATAACGCCTGGTTGACCGTACCCTATACCGGCGTGTGGAACGTGCTGATCGACAGCCACAGCCAGTCGCTGGAACACTCCATTAGCTATATCGCCGCCTGA
- a CDS encoding DsrE/DsrF/TusD sulfur relay family protein: MQKIVIVANGAAYGSESLFNSLRLAIALREQTGDLDLRLFLMSDAVTAGLRGQKPAEGYNIQQMLEILTAQNVPVKLCKTCTDGRGITDLPLIDGVAVGTLVELAQWTLAADKVLTF; this comes from the coding sequence ATGCAAAAGATAGTGATCGTCGCCAACGGTGCGGCATACGGTAGCGAGTCGTTATTCAACAGCCTGCGTCTTGCCATCGCCCTGCGTGAGCAGACGGGCGATCTCGACCTGCGGCTGTTTCTGATGTCTGATGCCGTAACGGCAGGATTGCGCGGCCAGAAGCCTGCGGAAGGGTACAATATTCAGCAAATGCTGGAGATCCTCACCGCCCAGAACGTGCCGGTGAAGTTGTGTAAAACCTGCACCGACGGGCGCGGGATCACCGATCTGCCGCTGATAGACGGCGTGGCGGTGGGCACGCTGGTGGAACTGGCGCAATGGACGCTGGCCGCAGACAAAGTGCTGACCTTCTGA
- the nasR gene encoding nitrate regulatory protein NasR (NasR is a transcription antiterminator and transcriptional regulator for the nasFEDCBA operon), producing the protein MMTNVETPAATQWFRYARELENTQLRQLAHSGELVSRISHLAHMLQCERGASNIWLCSQGTLYAAEIRASRALVDEEHHQFQALLQAFQPTANSALCHRIAGAVWCLEQLPALRESVSGRLLDAQQAMQQYSRLLRHLLSIVPELNDSIDHPHIAGGLVALYSFMQGKELTGQERALGAIGFTRGEFTDEMRQQLVDRIDGQQLCFDTFLSLASPALVHCFRQNGEAEGAIEQLRRQACTRQPGADNGASALRWFTLQTRRLEQLRSIEEMLIGELVSAVERRLSQPESALPLESWLNDAADDTFSLRRDKQLLLVVRQQARQLEQLGGELASLQASLEERKAIDKAKSVLMNHQQLSEEQAWQTLRKMAMDKNQRMVDIARALLTVKSLMQTSR; encoded by the coding sequence ATGATGACAAACGTGGAAACGCCAGCCGCAACGCAATGGTTCCGCTACGCGCGCGAGCTTGAAAATACCCAGCTTCGGCAGCTGGCGCATTCCGGCGAACTGGTGTCGCGCATTAGCCATCTGGCGCATATGCTACAGTGCGAACGCGGCGCTTCCAACATCTGGTTATGTTCGCAAGGTACGCTGTACGCCGCGGAAATTCGCGCCAGCCGGGCGCTGGTGGACGAAGAACATCACCAGTTTCAGGCGCTGTTACAGGCGTTTCAGCCGACCGCCAACAGCGCGCTGTGCCACCGCATTGCGGGCGCTGTCTGGTGTCTGGAGCAATTACCGGCGCTGCGCGAGAGCGTCAGCGGACGCCTTCTCGACGCGCAGCAGGCCATGCAGCAGTACAGCAGGCTGCTGCGGCATCTGCTGAGTATCGTTCCGGAGCTTAACGACAGCATCGATCATCCGCATATTGCCGGAGGGCTGGTCGCGCTGTACAGCTTTATGCAGGGCAAGGAGCTGACAGGACAGGAGCGGGCGTTGGGGGCGATAGGCTTTACCCGCGGCGAATTCACGGATGAAATGCGCCAGCAACTGGTGGATCGTATCGACGGACAGCAGCTCTGCTTTGACACCTTTCTGTCACTGGCGTCTCCGGCGCTGGTTCACTGCTTTCGCCAGAACGGCGAGGCGGAAGGGGCGATAGAGCAGCTTCGCCGTCAGGCCTGCACCCGCCAGCCCGGAGCGGATAATGGCGCAAGCGCGTTACGCTGGTTTACGCTCCAGACCCGGCGGCTGGAGCAGCTTCGCAGTATTGAGGAGATGCTCATCGGCGAACTGGTAAGCGCGGTGGAGCGTCGGCTGAGCCAGCCGGAGAGCGCGCTGCCGCTGGAAAGCTGGCTGAACGACGCCGCCGATGACACCTTCTCGCTGCGTCGGGATAAACAGCTGCTGCTGGTGGTCCGCCAGCAGGCGCGGCAGCTGGAACAGCTCGGCGGAGAGCTGGCGTCGTTGCAGGCTTCGCTTGAGGAGCGCAAAGCGATCGATAAAGCGAAAAGCGTGCTGATGAATCACCAGCAGCTGAGCGAGGAGCAGGCCTGGCAGACGCTGCGCAAAATGGCGATGGATAAAAATCAGCGGATGGTCGATATCGCCCGGGCGCTGTTGACCGTGAAATCGCTGATGCAAACGTCGCGCTGA
- a CDS encoding CmpA/NrtA family ABC transporter substrate-binding protein, with amino-acid sequence MDDNTVWLTRRRLLQAGAVLGASCLLPGGLASVRAAGSDKPEQSTVRVGFIPLTDCAPVIIAALKGFDKKYGITIVPTKEASWAAVRDKLLSGELDAAHILYGLLYGLELGIASKPQPMANLMTLNQNGQAITLSAELQAQGITDAPALKKKIAGEAPGALTFAHTFPTGTHAMWLYYWLASAEIHPFSDIRTVVVPPPQMVMNMRIGNMSGFCVGEPWNARAINDRIGFTATTSQAIWPDHPEKVLGTRRAWVDQNPHTARALVSAVLDASRWIDASEANRRETAQILSRRAWLNTKEQYLTGRMLGEYDNGAGRRWQDAHPMRFFRDGEVSFPWHSDGMWFLTQFRRWGLLNEAPDYAAIAARINRTDIWRDAATAVGGITPPSGLLRSSTLIDGSVWDGRDPEAYANSFTLHRMGV; translated from the coding sequence ATGGATGACAACACGGTTTGGTTAACGCGCCGACGACTGCTGCAGGCTGGCGCTGTTCTCGGCGCGTCCTGTCTGCTGCCGGGCGGGCTGGCTTCAGTGCGGGCGGCAGGGTCGGATAAACCGGAGCAGTCGACGGTCAGGGTGGGGTTTATTCCGCTCACCGACTGCGCGCCGGTGATTATCGCCGCGCTGAAAGGGTTTGATAAAAAATACGGCATCACCATCGTGCCGACGAAAGAGGCCAGTTGGGCCGCGGTGCGCGACAAGCTGCTGTCCGGCGAACTGGACGCCGCGCATATCCTGTACGGCCTGCTGTACGGCCTTGAGCTGGGCATTGCCAGTAAGCCGCAGCCGATGGCGAACCTGATGACCCTCAATCAGAACGGGCAGGCGATTACGCTTTCAGCGGAGCTGCAGGCGCAGGGCATTACCGATGCCCCGGCGCTGAAAAAGAAGATTGCCGGAGAAGCGCCGGGCGCGTTGACCTTCGCTCATACCTTTCCGACCGGTACCCATGCGATGTGGCTCTACTACTGGCTTGCCAGCGCGGAAATCCATCCTTTCAGCGATATCCGCACCGTGGTGGTGCCGCCGCCGCAGATGGTGATGAACATGCGGATTGGCAACATGAGCGGTTTCTGCGTCGGCGAGCCGTGGAATGCGCGGGCGATCAACGACCGGATCGGGTTTACCGCCACCACTTCGCAGGCGATCTGGCCCGATCATCCGGAGAAAGTGCTCGGTACGCGGCGTGCGTGGGTTGACCAGAACCCGCATACCGCGCGGGCGCTGGTCAGCGCGGTGCTGGACGCTTCACGCTGGATCGACGCGTCGGAAGCGAACAGGCGCGAAACGGCGCAGATTCTCTCCCGCCGGGCGTGGCTGAACACCAAAGAGCAGTATCTGACCGGGCGCATGCTGGGCGAATACGACAACGGCGCGGGACGACGCTGGCAGGACGCCCATCCGATGCGCTTCTTTCGCGACGGCGAAGTGAGCTTTCCCTGGCACTCCGACGGCATGTGGTTTCTGACCCAGTTTCGCCGCTGGGGATTGCTCAACGAGGCGCCTGACTATGCCGCCATCGCCGCGCGGATAAACCGCACCGATATCTGGCGTGATGCCGCGACCGCCGTTGGCGGCATCACGCCGCCGTCGGGCCTGCTGCGCAGCAGCACTCTGATCGATGGTTCCGTCTGGGACGGTCGCGATCCGGAAGCCTACGCCAACAGTTTCACTCTTCACCGTATGGGAGTCTGA
- the ntrB gene encoding nitrate ABC transporter permease, which produces MQQNTQAKAAAPAVGEVITLPPARLRKRHAPLTGWLHYAVQRAVPAALGMGLLVLCWQLAAINSKGFPTPLSTLDSALTLFADPFYNGGPNDMGIGWNVLASLQRVATGFGLAALVGIPLGFLTGRFTFFSRMFSPLIALLRPVSPLAWLPIGLLLFQKAEPASSWTIFICSIWPMVINTAEGVRRIPADYLNVARVLQLSEWTVMRRILFPAVLPAILTGIRLSVGIAWLVIVAAEMLTGGLGIGFWIWNEWNNLNVENILIAIVIIGVVGLLLEQGLMLAARRFSWQDK; this is translated from the coding sequence ATGCAGCAAAATACGCAAGCAAAAGCGGCAGCGCCTGCCGTGGGAGAAGTGATTACCCTGCCGCCGGCGAGGCTGAGAAAACGCCATGCGCCGCTGACCGGCTGGCTACATTATGCCGTACAGCGCGCGGTTCCGGCGGCGCTGGGAATGGGGCTGTTGGTACTCTGCTGGCAGCTGGCGGCGATCAACAGCAAGGGGTTTCCCACGCCGCTCAGCACGCTCGATTCTGCGCTGACCCTGTTTGCCGATCCGTTTTATAACGGCGGGCCGAACGATATGGGGATTGGCTGGAACGTGCTGGCTTCGTTGCAGCGGGTGGCGACGGGGTTTGGGCTGGCGGCGCTGGTCGGCATTCCGCTGGGCTTTCTGACCGGACGCTTCACCTTTTTCTCGCGCATGTTTTCACCGCTTATCGCGCTGTTGCGTCCGGTCAGTCCGCTGGCGTGGCTGCCTATCGGCCTGCTGCTGTTTCAGAAGGCGGAACCGGCCTCCAGCTGGACCATCTTTATCTGCTCGATCTGGCCGATGGTGATCAACACCGCCGAAGGGGTAAGACGCATTCCGGCTGACTATCTCAACGTCGCCCGTGTGCTGCAACTCTCTGAATGGACGGTGATGCGCCGCATTCTGTTTCCCGCCGTCCTGCCCGCCATTCTCACCGGCATTCGCCTCTCCGTCGGCATCGCCTGGCTGGTGATCGTGGCGGCGGAGATGCTGACCGGCGGCCTGGGCATCGGCTTCTGGATCTGGAATGAGTGGAACAATCTTAACGTTGAAAACATTCTCATCGCCATCGTCATTATCGGCGTAGTTGGCCTGCTGCTTGAGCAGGGGCTGATGCTGGCGGCGCGACGCTTTAGCTGGCAGGACAAATAA
- a CDS encoding ABC transporter ATP-binding protein produces the protein MKPLIQVQAVSQRFSTASGEFLALQNVSFDIHEGETVSLIGHSGCGKSSLLNLIAGIAMPSEGGLICDNREIAGPGPERAVVFQNHSLLPWLTCFDNVALAVDQVFRRTMSKGERRDWIEHNLERVQMGHAMHKHPGEVSGGMKQRVGIARALAIKPKVLLMDEPFGALDALTRAHLQDTVMHIQQALNTTIVLITHDVDEAVLLSDRVLMMTNGPAATVGEILTVNLPRPRNRVQLADDSRYHSLRQRVLHFLYEKQPKAA, from the coding sequence ATGAAACCATTAATTCAGGTACAGGCGGTCAGCCAGCGTTTTTCCACCGCCAGCGGCGAGTTTCTGGCGCTGCAAAACGTCTCGTTTGATATCCATGAAGGGGAGACGGTGAGCCTGATCGGTCATTCCGGCTGCGGCAAATCGAGCCTGCTGAACCTCATCGCCGGTATTGCCATGCCGAGCGAAGGCGGTCTGATTTGCGATAACCGCGAAATCGCCGGGCCGGGGCCGGAGCGGGCGGTGGTGTTTCAGAATCATTCGCTGCTGCCGTGGCTGACCTGCTTCGACAACGTCGCGCTGGCGGTGGATCAGGTCTTTCGCCGCACCATGAGCAAGGGCGAGCGCCGCGACTGGATCGAACATAATCTCGAGCGGGTGCAGATGGGGCACGCCATGCATAAACATCCGGGCGAGGTGTCCGGCGGTATGAAGCAGCGTGTCGGTATCGCGAGGGCGCTGGCGATAAAGCCAAAAGTATTGCTGATGGATGAACCGTTCGGCGCGCTGGATGCGCTGACCCGCGCCCATTTGCAGGACACGGTGATGCATATCCAGCAGGCGCTGAACACCACCATTGTGCTGATCACCCATGACGTTGACGAAGCGGTACTGCTTTCTGACCGCGTACTGATGATGACCAACGGCCCGGCGGCGACGGTCGGCGAAATCTTAACCGTCAACCTGCCGCGCCCGCGCAACCGCGTTCAGCTGGCGGATGACAGCCGCTACCACAGTCTGCGCCAGCGGGTACTCCATTTCCTTTACGAAAAGCAGCCGAAGGCCGCGTAA